The Acidobacteriota bacterium DNA window ATAGCCGCCGTAGAAGAGGTACTGCTCCAGTGACCAGCCGAACGCCTCGCGCATCTCGGCAAGGCTCCAGTGCGGCAGGCGGAGCATCTCGAAACGGCCCGCGAGGCTTTCCCCGAGACCACGTTGGACGAGCAGGGGGGCGGACCCGAGCAGTACGACTTTCAACCGCCGACCATTGCGGGTGTCCGCGTCCCACAGGTGCTTGACCGCTTTGGACCAGTGGTTGATCTTCTGTACCTCGTCGAGCACGAGGAGCGCGCCGTTCGCGTCCGCCGCGTCGGCCAGGGTCCGCGCGGCCTCCCACTGCTGCTGGATCCAATGGCTGTCGCGGAGGGTCGGCTCGTCCGCACTGACGTGGCGGGTCGGCAGACCCGACTGTTTCGCCGCCTGTCCTGCCAGCGTCGTCTTGCCGACCTGCCGCGAGCCGGCGAGCACCTGGATAAAACGGCGCGGCTCGCGCAGGCGTCGGACCAGCTCGCCGGTCTGGGCTCGCGAGTACGGCGACGGATTACTCAACGTAGGACGTACTTTTGCTCAATATACTGAGTAAATTCAAGGGTGTTGAAACGAAACCGGTCCACGGCCCGGTGGTTTCGCCCGGAGTTGAAGCCGGCTCCCGCGTTTCGGTCGGGAGCCGGTCTTGCAGGTTCAGTCCGCCTGCAGCAGGTCGTAGTACTCCAGCGCCGCGCCCAACACCATGGCGCCGCCGCGGTCGTCCGCGCCGTTGACGGCGGGCCGGTCGAGGTAGTGCCGCCGCGTCGGACCCGCCCCGGTGCTGAAGCAGACGTCGACCAGCGTGCCGTCGTTGCCGACGTGGGCGAGCAGGGCGCGCCAGGCGCGGTCCACGGCGGGCCGGTAGGAGTCGTCGAGCCAGCCGAGGCGGATGCCCCGCGCCATCGCGGTCAGGGTCATCGCGGTGACGCTGGTCTCGCGGTAGCTGCCGGGCACGTCGACGATCTGCCGCCACATGCCGTCCGGCGCCTGCTGGGAAAGCACCCCGGCGAGGTGCCGGCGGTGGATGTTCAGCACTGCTTCCCGCTCCGGATGATCCGCCGGGAGGACCGTGAGCAACTCGGCCAGGCCGAGGGCGCCGAAGCCGTTGCCGCGGCCCCAGGCGGTCGGGGCGTCCGCGTCGTGGTGAAACAGGCCGTTCGGCTGCTGCAGGCGGGCCGCGGTGGTCGTCACCAGGCGAACGGCCGCGGCGAGACCTTCCGGATCGCCCGCGCGGACCGCGGCGATGGTGCCCAGGAAGAAGTCGTCGCTCCAACCGGACGCGCGCTCGGGCCGTCCCGGCGCGATCTCGGCCGCACCCAGCGCGACGCCCTCGGCCGCCAACCGGGCCGCCGTCTCACCGTCGCCGCCGGGCAGCCCGGTCAGGTGGCTGAAGATCATCGTTCCAGCCAGCGCGGCGAAGGAGATCCGGTTGCCGAACAGCGGCTGGCCGCCGGACAGCCATGGACGGACCTCCTCCAGCACCTTGTCGCGCAGGGAGGTATCGTCGTCCATCTCCGCGACCCGCAAGGTATGTACCCAGGCGAGCGCCGGGATGTAGCTGATGCTGGGGGTGCCCGGGTATCGTCGGGCCATCAGCCGCGCCACGGTGAGCGGGTCGCGCGCCATCCGGCGGTTCAGGACGTTGCGCAGCGGCGATTGCCGGTCCCTCGCGCGGGCCAGGACCGCGCGCATGACGGCGGCGCCGTCGGCGGCCCCGGCGGTCGCCAGGAGTGTGTCGACGGGCCCCAGGCCGGTGTGGTTCGCCGGGTCTGCGAGCGCCGCGGCCAGTGAACCCGCAGGCCGATCCTCGGGATTGGGACCGCCGCCGGCGCGTAGGCTCGACTCCTCTCCGGCGCGGGCCTCGGTGGCGAGGTCGGGCGTCTGTTGGGCGACCCGGCGCCAGACGTAACGGCTCACCGCGTCGTCCCCGGCGCGGACGTCTACGACGAGATCGGGCGTCTGGTAGGCGACCCAGCGCCAGACGTAACGGCTCTCCGGCCGCTCGGGGTCGTCGAAGAAACCGTCGACCGGTGGGAACGTGGCGGGCGGTCCCGTCGCGTCCGCGCCGGGCAGGGCGAGCGGTAGCGCGCTCACCAGCCACCGGGCACGCTCCGCTTCGGGCGCCTCCGTCTTGAACCAGCGCACCGCGTCGAGGACGATGCGGGCCGCCTCCGCGTTGCCGTCGAGACCGCCGACGAGCACGAGGCGGCGCTCGGGGCGCGACGCGTCGAACGGCGCGCCGTTCTCGAGGGTGAGCAGCGGCACGTCGTCCCGCGTCATGCCGGCGCCGCTCACGATCCGGGGTTCGCCAGCCTCTGCGGCGACGGCGTCGAGCGCCGCCGCCAGGGCAGCCGGATCCGCGAGCGAGGCCTGGGCGTGTGCACCCGCGGCTCCGGTGAGGGCGAGCCCGAACGCGGCCATGCCGAGCACGGCGCGGCATACGACGAGCTGAATGGGTTCCCGGCCTGCGCCGAACGGAATCAGGCTTCGTCCTCGACGCACGCTTCGGCGTCTGCCGACGACGGTCCGGATCGCATCGGCGAGCCGGCGCCGGATGCCGGGCAGGGGCTGCGAAGACTGGTGTGTCACGTCCTACCTTCAATCCATGGAGAGCGCCGCCACGCCGCCGTCGAGGGCGTGCAGAGCGCGGACCTCGTCGTCGGTCAACGGGCGGTCGAAGAGCGACAGCTCGTCGAACAGCCCCACGTAGTTCACGCCGAGCCGGATCGCGCCGCGCTCGACGTCCCAGGTGAACGGCTCGTCGACGTCGTCCGCTCCGCCGGGCACCCGCTCGCCGTCCAGATACAGGGTGGCGGCGCCGCCCGGCTGGCCGAGGCCCGCGTACGTGATCGCCACGTGCGTCCAGCGGTCGCCCGCGAACGGCGGCTCGTCGACCACCGCAAGCCGGTCGGTGAAGGCGGGATTGTCGTTCGGTCCGAGTCCGTCCGGGTTCCACACGTCCAGGTCGCCGAACACGCCGAGTCGGAACTGGCGGGGGTTCTCGGCCGTGAAGTCGACCCAGATCGCGGCGTCGTTGTACGCGGCGTCGGTGATCTGGATCGGGTCGCAGAAGCCCGGCTCGAGGTCGGTGGCGGGGTCCAGGCTCAGCCAGAACGAGACGGTCCCGCTCCAGCCGTCCGGCGAGTAGCCGATGTTCCCCTCCGCCCGGTAGAAGATGGCGTGCTGGTTGCGCTCGGTGAAGCGCAGCGCGTGCCCGAAGCGCCCCGCTCCCTCGGCGAGCATCACCGCCGGGTTCCCGAG harbors:
- a CDS encoding LamG domain-containing protein; this translates as MTMRRATFGSRTAWLLVLCLAGCGGGGAPESVVSEAPSEGPTGSAGALADALTFHASFDNGLDADRAAADPVLYTAPSYDEQDQAEPGLGNPAVMLAEGAGRFGHALRFTERNQHAIFYRAEGNIGYSPDGWSGTVSFWLSLDPATDLEPGFCDPIQITDAAYNDAAIWVDFTAENPRQFRLGVFGDLDVWNPDGLGPNDNPAFTDRLAVVDEPPFAGDRWTHVAITYAGLGQPGGAATLYLDGERVPGGADDVDEPFTWDVERGAIRLGVNYVGLFDELSLFDRPLTDDEVRALHALDGGVAALSMD